Part of the Lolium rigidum isolate FL_2022 chromosome 6, APGP_CSIRO_Lrig_0.1, whole genome shotgun sequence genome, CTTAGAGAGTGATATCCTAGCTGTCTTGGCGGTTGATTCTCCGATGATTTCctagtggaagattgtgaagatgcATGGGCTAGGACTTTGATCTCATCAGAGACATCACCCATGTCATTGAGTATTGGATTGGACAAATCAAAAACTCGGATGAGATCGTCCGTACCTCAACAACTTTCAAAAGTGAACAACCATCCTCATGATGACATTTTATGATATCTGAGATACCAATGTGGTTCGATTGTGACTTGTTATATAACCACTAGGGAGACCTCAATTAATTGAATACTTTCAGATCTGAGGTACTAGGAAGGCCTAGCCGACCACGATCTACCCCTGGGGCTAAGGATGATTTTGCTTCTCGATGAACAATTTGGTCAAATAAGTTATATTTCTGACTCTTCATGACTCGGCTCCGACCCATGATTTTACTCTAACAAGAAATGAGTACTCCAGGATCTCACCTCAAAGCTTTGAAGGCAACAACGCTGGTAGGAGAACTCGGTGTACAAGCTGGGGGAAGAAACTATCTACAGGTGACAACGAGATCTACTACCACGACATCAACATCTTAGGTCCGATCCAGAAGCATTCAGGGGCAACTATCGTGATTATGGGACTCGTGTACCCTCACGAATTTAGAATAAGGCCCATCAGGCCTAGGACCGCCCATCATGAGGACTCATATAGTGTGAGGAACTAGGAGACCTCATTAACTCCAAGTACAATCCAAGACAGGATAACTGCTCCATGATCCTCAGGATCTCATTGTAAACCTACATAGAACAGATCTACTCGTATCTTTGTAGATGCAACCGACTAGACACATTGTTACCCTAGACACCCACCCGTGCATGTAAGCGGCCTCGACACCCCCTGTCGACCCCGCACTTGAGCACAAGGAATACAACTAGCCACAAATAGGAGTAGGGTCTTTACCTTAGGATCATCCTCAGGGGCTGAACCTATATAAACTCTTGTGTCCATGTGCTACCATCGAGATCTTCTAGGTGCATAACCCATCTTCTTTATTGTCAGATTAATCTCCCAATAGTTTGTGAGGAACAAAAACTCATGAGAATGATTGAAAGAAAATGTGTACCCAAATTTCGAAGTAATTTGAATTTAAATTACAAGATACTCCCTTTGTCCCACCgtataagacgttttggcaagTTTAAACAACTTGCaaggacagagggagtagttagGGATAGTGTATCTTCAGTTTCCTATCACTGAGATAGGTTGCATCGTGTTTGTTTGTGATCCTTCTTTtctataaaaataaaaaagtctAAATTCAATTCTTTTCGTTGATACGTGGTAACCATGGTAATTACCACCATATACCGGTAAAACAAAAAGGTCATTTGGTATCAAAAACCTTGGTAGCATCATCCATATGACACGGCATCCGTACAACGAAGAATGAATCCAACCCTTTTTGTAAAAGTAGACAACTATTTGACTAGTGGCATTTTCCGTGGCAAATCGAGAGTacgatgatgaggatgagggCGACAACGATGCCGAGGACAATGAGCTTGACCTTCATGTTTTGGAACCACATCTTACGCCTTATCCGCGTGCCCTGCTGCCTGAAATCGGCAGCCTGTTCATGCAGCTGCTCTGTCCTGGTGACGAGACCATCGATGTGTTCTCCGCGATCAATAACCTGACAGCAACGTTTTGTTTGAGAGATTATCCATCAATCCTGGGAACTTCTCTTTTCTGGAAATCAGGAGAGTAATTAAGTAAGATGAATTAAGATTGATTACCTTGTCGATATTCTCCATCATGATTCCTTTGACTTCAGAGACCTGGGCTTTGACCTTGGACATCCTGCTCAACTCCTCAGGGTGATCCATGCAGTACTGCATCTGCTCCTTAAGCCTTGGTCTGTTCTTCCCAGCACCAACAATCTTAGTTACAATCAGATGCCATATCTTACATCCTTATTGCTTCATTCACGTTGATTGCAGTAGTGAAATGGAAATAATCAATGTATTTAAGGGAAAATAAACTCATCGGTTTTTAGATTTTTATTTACTGGATAACATTGTATGGGGATGCTGCTATTTGTCAAGGAATGACATGTGCCTATTTAGTACTACCTCACTAAATTACAATTAACGTTTACCTTATACATTAATAAATTTGTTGTCAATGAGATTTAAACCTCAATAGATAGATGTAGTAAGATTTTAAAGACTTCGAAATGTTGGTGTTACCCGAAATCTCTGCTGAGGCTGTTGGCTGCGGCGGTGGCCGCTTTCCCTCCGGCGTATCTCTTGTTGAAATCCTCCTTGATCATCTCCAGGAAAGCCAGAGGGACCTCACGCCCAGCCGCCTCGTTCGCGACGACGCAGAATGCTGCATGGACACAGATTCAGTTGTATGTGTGATATGAACAAAGTTTGGAAAACAGGGCAACAGGAAGAGGCTCTGAATACTGGCATGGACTGAACTTTGTGGAAGAGAATAACGAGGGAGAAGTGGTATGCCTATGGACgatattcctcgtctcctcgatgactatgtaccagttcatactgatTATTCATCCTGATCCTACGCAAACGACCTAGTCGGCTAGTCCACTCCACTAAACTGATGCCACTTGTGCAGCAAGAATACTACTTGTACATGTTCGTTGACCTCAGAACAAACTTTGGTGGAGAAGAAGACGCAGGAAGTTAAGATCATACCGTATCCTTGGTGGACGAGGAAGGTGAAGGTGTGTCCGTCGCAGGCGTAGGTGAAGCGGTCGTCGCGGGCGTAGGGGAGCCGCTGCAGACACTGAGCGGCGATGTCCCGGAAGTTGCCCTCGTACACCGTCTGCTCCGCCACTACTGTCGTCCCCCGCGCCACCATCGCATATATCAGCAtcttctcctccccctcccctgCCATCGATCCCAACTACCACGATCGACGTACAACAagcacgacgacgaggaggaagaagatatgATGGAGCTTGACTTGGGAGGGAGGAAGGAAACAAGGCCTGGTGGTGTGTACTATGTTGTCGTCGTTGAAGCAGTTGAGGAACTTGTCGATCATGCACCAACAAAACCCATCCGAGCCGTCCCTTTAACTAGGATTTCCGGCGTTGATTACTACCTTCCTTGGACGACCAGCCTTGTTAGTAGTAGTCATTAGCTGGCCTGGTTACAGCAGACAAACAGCCTTGTTAGTCATTAGTTAGCCGATCAGAGCAGACAAAAACAACATATCCAACTGTCCAAGGAACATTTGGCAAGTAACTGAGAATTCATCTAGGCTAATATCAAATCACCAACCAAGAATCAATAGCACAGGGTGCACTTTTTGTCAGAGCCATAACTGAATAATAACATCAATAATACATGCTTCTACATCAACACATTCCTGCATACTCCATTCGAGCCACTCTCCTAACAGCATGGATTGTTCACAATGGGTCTTAATTCGGCATCCTATTCTCCAAGTAACCATGTAAAAAAATACCACACTTGAAAACATCAGTAACATTTACAAGATGCAGGGGTAAATTAATATACATTGATTACTGAGTTTCCCTCTTCATTTTCATTCCGTGGCGGTCACATATGATAAACCATGTTGTGGCTTCAGTTCTTACAAGTGGGTGACTGATACAACAAACCCTACTTACCCTAGGTGGTCATACAACATTACACCGCACAGCCTGCTACCCGACAAAATGGCGAGCTGCGACCGTGCGTCGCCGGTAGGCAGGAGTCCATGCACACACACACCCCAGTTCTGGGATCAGAACCACATTTTTCACTTGCACTGCCTCGGGTGGAACTTCTCCTCCGACAGGAGCGCTGAGACGAGCCGCTGCAGCCTCACAGCCCCGCGGCCCGGCCGTAGTACGCTGGCGTTTCCGATGACCGAGCACAGGTCGCTCCC contains:
- the LOC124661387 gene encoding vesicle-associated membrane protein 721-like produces the protein MAGEGEEKMLIYAMVARGTTVVAEQTVYEGNFRDIAAQCLQRLPYARDDRFTYACDGHTFTFLVHQGYAFCVVANEAAGREVPLAFLEMIKEDFNKRYAGGKAATAAANSLSRDFGPRLKEQMQYCMDHPEELSRMSKVKAQVSEVKGIMMENIDKVIDRGEHIDGLVTRTEQLHEQAADFRQQGTRIRRKMWFQNMKVKLIVLGIVVALILIIVLSICHGKCH